TAGTGTTGGAAGGATTTCCAGTCGGGGCGTTGCCAATAGGAATACTGGCAGCGCTAATCGCATCCAGATTGCTGGGTAGTGGTGCTGATGTTACAGAAGACATGGGTTCTCTCCTTGTGTTATAAATTAAAAACTACACATTCATATGATCGACACTAATCCTCAGTAAAGTTGCTCGAATCAGAATCCATCTTATTGTTTGAACTTACAGTCTCGGCCAACCAGACCCAGTCTTCACTGGCGAGTTCGGTCTCTCGATTGGAGCTGCTAGAATCCTCCAGAAAAAGAGAGGCCTCTGCCAAATACTGACCAATCTCTTCATTGCGTATACTGTGATGAAAAGGATTCCAGTTCCCAGACCAATAGCCGGGAAGGACAAGCAAGGCCAGGAGAGCAAGGGTGCCGAAAGTGGGAAGCGCATATTTAAGAAAACGAAATAGAACTTCCAGACTCCGCTGCTGATGCTCTCTTGCAATTCTTTGAAGTAAATAGACATAGTCGTTGGGGTGAGGGGCTTGGGGGAGAGGGCGATTTTGTTTCAGGAATGCCGCCAATCGTTCCTCTTCTGTTTCAGAATTCATAATTCAATTCCCTCCTTTCCCAAAGTCTCCAGCATTTTCTGTTTTGAGTAATGCAACCTCGATTTTACAGTTCCTGTCGGGATTTCCAGGGTTTCGGAAATCTCTTCCAAAGAGAGTTCTTCCATAAAAAACAACACCAGCACCGAACGATTTTCGAGCGGCAACTCTTTCAATATTTTTCGCACCAACTTTTGATTCATCCACTGCGATTCAAAAGACGTCCCCGTTTCTTCACAGGAGGCCACTTCTCTTATCGCTTTTCTTTTCTTCAAGGCATCTACTGCCACATGATAAGCAATTCGGTAGATCCAAACTCTGAGGCTTGATTTTCCTTGAAAGCCCGGCAAGCCCTTCCAAATTTTCAAGAACGTTTCTTGTGCAAGATCATCAATCTGATCAAAGGGAGTTAAGCGGAACAAGACCCCTCGAATTAAATCTTTGTATTGATAATAAAGATCAGAAAAACTCGCCAGCTCACCTTTGCTTAATTTAAAAACCTCCTGATTAAT
The Deltaproteobacteria bacterium DNA segment above includes these coding regions:
- a CDS encoding sigma-70 family RNA polymerase sigma factor, with amino-acid sequence MEQSFINQEVFKLSKGELASFSDLYYQYKDLIRGVLFRLTPFDQIDDLAQETFLKIWKGLPGFQGKSSLRVWIYRIAYHVAVDALKKRKAIREVASCEETGTSFESQWMNQKLVRKILKELPLENRSVLVLFFMEELSLEEISETLEIPTGTVKSRLHYSKQKMLETLGKEGIEL